A genomic segment from Ochotona princeps isolate mOchPri1 chromosome 11, mOchPri1.hap1, whole genome shotgun sequence encodes:
- the ASH2L gene encoding set1/Ash2 histone methyltransferase complex subunit ASH2 isoform X1, which yields MAAAGSGPSPGAGSGPGPAAPANAPAAEDGETKPGAVGAPGAAAPAAEGPSAAPAVEPSAGEAESGEANLDVSGGLESESANGKDTLEAAGDPSEVMDTQAGSVDEENCRQLGEVELQCGICSKWFTADTFGIDTSSCLPFMTNYSFHCNVCHHSGNTYFLRKQANLKEMCLSALANLTWQSRTQDEHPKTMFSKDKDIIPFIDKYWECMTTRQRPGKMTWPNNIVKTMSKERDVFLVKEHPDPGSKDPEEDYPKFGLLDQDLSNIGPAYDNQKQSSAVSTSGNLNGGIAAGSSGKGRGAKRKQQDGGTTGTTKKARSDPLFSAQRLPPHGYPLEHPFNKDGYRYILAEPDPHAPDPEKLELDCWAGKPIPGDLYRACLYERVLLALHDRAPQLKISDDRLTVVGEKGYSMVRASHGVRKGAWYFEITVDEMPPDTASRLGWSQPLGNLQAPLGYDKFSYSWRSKKGTKFHQSIGKHYSSGYGQGDVLGFYINLPEDTDTAKSLPDTYKDKALIKFKSYLYFEEKDFVDKAEKSLKQTPHSEIIFYKNGANQGVAYKDIFEGVYFPAISLYKSCTVSINFGPCFKYPPKDLAYRPMSDMGWGAVVEHTLADVLYHVETEVDGRRSPPWEP from the exons ATGGCGGCGGCGGGAAGCGGGCCCAGCCCCGGAGCGGGTTCCGGCCCGGGCCCCGCGGCGCCTGCGAATGCCCCGGCGGCAGAGGACGGGGAGACGAAGCCGGGGGCGGTGGGGGCGCCGGGGGCGGCCGCCCCGGCTGCAGAGGGGCCGTCCGCCGCTCCTGCCGTGGAGCCGAGCGCCGGGGAGGCTGAGAGCGG GGAGGCCAACTTGGACGTGAGCGGGGGGTTAGAGTCAGAATCCGCGAATGGCAAAGACACACTA GAGGCTGCCGGGGATCCCTCCGAGGTGATGGATACCCAGGCGGGCTCCGTGGACGAGGAGAACTGCCGGCAGCTGGGAGAGGTGGAGCTCCAGTGTGGGATCTGCAGCAAGTGGTTCACGGCTGACACCTTCGGCATCGACACTTC ATCCTGTCTGCCCTTCATGACCAACTACAGTTTTCATTGCAATGTTTGCCATCACAGTGGGAATACCTATTTCCTCCGGAAACAAGCAA aCTTGAAGGAAATGTGCCTTAGCGCTTTGGCCAACCTCACCTGGCAGTCCCGAACACAGGATGAGCACCCGAAAACTATGTTCTCCAAGGATAAG GATATTATTCCATTTATTGATAAATACTGGGAGTGCATGACAACCAGACAGAGACCTGGGAAAATGACTTGGCCTAATAACATTGTTAAGACCATG AGTAAAGAGAGAGATGTGTTTCTGGTAAAAGAACACCCTGACCCGGGGAGTAAGGACCCTGAAGAAGATTACCCCAAATTTGGACTTTTGGATCAG GATCTTAGTAACATTGGCCCAGCCTATGACAACCAGAAGCAAAGCAGCGCCGTGTCCACCAGTGGGAACCTGAACG GGGGCATCGCAGCAGGCAGCAGCGGAAAAGGACGAGGGGCTAAGCGCAAACAGCAGGACGGAGGCACCACCGGGACCACCAAGAAGGCCCGCAG TGACCCTTTGTTTTCTGCTCAGCGCCTTCCCCCCCACGGCTACCCTTTGGAGCACCCATTTAATAAGGATGGTTATCGGTACATTTTAGCTGAGCCTGACCCCCACGCCCCTGACCCTGAAAAGCTCGAACTTGACTGCTGGGCAGGAAAGCCTATTCCTGGAGACCTCTACAGAGCCTGCTTGTATGAGCGAGTTTTGTTAGCCCTCCATGATCGAG CTCCCCAGTTGAAGATCTCCGATGACCGGCTGACTGTGGTCGGAGAGAAGGGCTACTCCATGGTGCGTGCCTCTCACGGGGTGCGGAAGGGCGCCTGGTACTTCGAAATCACCGTGGATGAGATGCCACCCGACACTGCTTCCAGGCTTGGTTGGTCTCAGCCACTAG GCAACCTTCAGGCTCCCTTAGGTTATGATAAATTCAGCTATTCTTGGCGAAGCAAAAAGGGAACCAAGTTCCATCAGTCCATCGGCAAGCACTACTCCTCGGGCTACGGCCAGGGGGATGTGCTAGGGTTTTATATCAACCTTCCCGAAGACACAGACACAGCCAAGTCATTGCCCGACACATACAAAGATAAG GCTTTGATAAAGTTCAAGAGTTACTTGTATTTTGAGGAAAAAGACTTCGTGGATAAAGCCGAGAAGAGCCTGAAGCAGACCCCCCACAGTGAG attatattttataaaaatggtGCCAATCAAGGTGTGGCTTACAAAGACATTTTTGAGGGGGTTTACTTTCCAGCCATCTCGCTGTACAAGAGCTGCACG GTTTCCATTAACTTTGGGCCGTGCTTCAAGTATCCTCCGAAAGATCTGGCGTACCGCCCC ATGAGCGACATGGGCTGGGGCGCTGTGGTGGAGCACACCTTGGCTGACGTCCTGTATCACGTGGAGACCGAAGTGGATGGGAGGCGGAGCCCCCCGTGggaaccctga
- the ASH2L gene encoding set1/Ash2 histone methyltransferase complex subunit ASH2 isoform X2: protein MLHRSRRRAVCTPRPLRVCHGVAAAPGVSGWGREANLDVSGGLESESANGKDTLEAAGDPSEVMDTQAGSVDEENCRQLGEVELQCGICSKWFTADTFGIDTSSCLPFMTNYSFHCNVCHHSGNTYFLRKQANLKEMCLSALANLTWQSRTQDEHPKTMFSKDKDIIPFIDKYWECMTTRQRPGKMTWPNNIVKTMSKERDVFLVKEHPDPGSKDPEEDYPKFGLLDQDLSNIGPAYDNQKQSSAVSTSGNLNGGIAAGSSGKGRGAKRKQQDGGTTGTTKKARSDPLFSAQRLPPHGYPLEHPFNKDGYRYILAEPDPHAPDPEKLELDCWAGKPIPGDLYRACLYERVLLALHDRAPQLKISDDRLTVVGEKGYSMVRASHGVRKGAWYFEITVDEMPPDTASRLGWSQPLGNLQAPLGYDKFSYSWRSKKGTKFHQSIGKHYSSGYGQGDVLGFYINLPEDTDTAKSLPDTYKDKALIKFKSYLYFEEKDFVDKAEKSLKQTPHSEIIFYKNGANQGVAYKDIFEGVYFPAISLYKSCTVSINFGPCFKYPPKDLAYRPMSDMGWGAVVEHTLADVLYHVETEVDGRRSPPWEP from the exons ATGCTGCACCGTTCCCGGCGCCGGGCGGTGTGCACGCCCCGGCCCCTGAGAGTCTGTCACGGAGTGGCAGCAGCACCCGGAGTCTCCGGGTGGGGAAG GGAGGCCAACTTGGACGTGAGCGGGGGGTTAGAGTCAGAATCCGCGAATGGCAAAGACACACTA GAGGCTGCCGGGGATCCCTCCGAGGTGATGGATACCCAGGCGGGCTCCGTGGACGAGGAGAACTGCCGGCAGCTGGGAGAGGTGGAGCTCCAGTGTGGGATCTGCAGCAAGTGGTTCACGGCTGACACCTTCGGCATCGACACTTC ATCCTGTCTGCCCTTCATGACCAACTACAGTTTTCATTGCAATGTTTGCCATCACAGTGGGAATACCTATTTCCTCCGGAAACAAGCAA aCTTGAAGGAAATGTGCCTTAGCGCTTTGGCCAACCTCACCTGGCAGTCCCGAACACAGGATGAGCACCCGAAAACTATGTTCTCCAAGGATAAG GATATTATTCCATTTATTGATAAATACTGGGAGTGCATGACAACCAGACAGAGACCTGGGAAAATGACTTGGCCTAATAACATTGTTAAGACCATG AGTAAAGAGAGAGATGTGTTTCTGGTAAAAGAACACCCTGACCCGGGGAGTAAGGACCCTGAAGAAGATTACCCCAAATTTGGACTTTTGGATCAG GATCTTAGTAACATTGGCCCAGCCTATGACAACCAGAAGCAAAGCAGCGCCGTGTCCACCAGTGGGAACCTGAACG GGGGCATCGCAGCAGGCAGCAGCGGAAAAGGACGAGGGGCTAAGCGCAAACAGCAGGACGGAGGCACCACCGGGACCACCAAGAAGGCCCGCAG TGACCCTTTGTTTTCTGCTCAGCGCCTTCCCCCCCACGGCTACCCTTTGGAGCACCCATTTAATAAGGATGGTTATCGGTACATTTTAGCTGAGCCTGACCCCCACGCCCCTGACCCTGAAAAGCTCGAACTTGACTGCTGGGCAGGAAAGCCTATTCCTGGAGACCTCTACAGAGCCTGCTTGTATGAGCGAGTTTTGTTAGCCCTCCATGATCGAG CTCCCCAGTTGAAGATCTCCGATGACCGGCTGACTGTGGTCGGAGAGAAGGGCTACTCCATGGTGCGTGCCTCTCACGGGGTGCGGAAGGGCGCCTGGTACTTCGAAATCACCGTGGATGAGATGCCACCCGACACTGCTTCCAGGCTTGGTTGGTCTCAGCCACTAG GCAACCTTCAGGCTCCCTTAGGTTATGATAAATTCAGCTATTCTTGGCGAAGCAAAAAGGGAACCAAGTTCCATCAGTCCATCGGCAAGCACTACTCCTCGGGCTACGGCCAGGGGGATGTGCTAGGGTTTTATATCAACCTTCCCGAAGACACAGACACAGCCAAGTCATTGCCCGACACATACAAAGATAAG GCTTTGATAAAGTTCAAGAGTTACTTGTATTTTGAGGAAAAAGACTTCGTGGATAAAGCCGAGAAGAGCCTGAAGCAGACCCCCCACAGTGAG attatattttataaaaatggtGCCAATCAAGGTGTGGCTTACAAAGACATTTTTGAGGGGGTTTACTTTCCAGCCATCTCGCTGTACAAGAGCTGCACG GTTTCCATTAACTTTGGGCCGTGCTTCAAGTATCCTCCGAAAGATCTGGCGTACCGCCCC ATGAGCGACATGGGCTGGGGCGCTGTGGTGGAGCACACCTTGGCTGACGTCCTGTATCACGTGGAGACCGAAGTGGATGGGAGGCGGAGCCCCCCGTGggaaccctga